From a region of the Streptomyces sp. NBC_00193 genome:
- a CDS encoding GNAT family N-acetyltransferase yields the protein MIFRTATRQDLPAVLALLAQDEDPAGAAADAGAGTVPAPAPPVSEAHERAFAAIAADPRNEMLVLEADGDLVGCLQLTYIPGLGQGGRERALVEAVRIRADRRGGGLGARLMELAAERARERGCGLMQLTSNKRRTAAHRFYERLGYARSHEGFKLPLA from the coding sequence ATGATCTTCCGTACCGCAACGCGTCAGGACCTGCCCGCCGTACTCGCCCTGCTGGCCCAGGACGAAGACCCGGCCGGAGCCGCGGCCGACGCCGGGGCCGGGACGGTGCCCGCGCCGGCCCCGCCGGTCTCCGAGGCCCACGAGCGGGCCTTCGCCGCGATCGCGGCGGACCCGCGCAACGAGATGCTGGTCCTGGAGGCGGACGGGGACCTCGTCGGCTGTCTGCAGCTGACGTACATCCCGGGTCTCGGCCAGGGCGGACGGGAGCGGGCCCTCGTGGAGGCCGTACGGATCCGCGCGGACCGGCGGGGCGGGGGTCTCGGGGCCCGCCTGATGGAGCTGGCGGCGGAGCGGGCCCGCGAGCGCGGCTGCGGCCTGATGCAGCTCACCAGCAACAAGCGGCGCACCGCCGCGCACCGCTTCTACGAGCGGCTGGGCTACGCCCGGAGCCACGAGGGCTTCAAGCTGCCGCTGGCCTAG